The genomic window CAAGCACTTTGGCGAGGCCTCGGCCATCGCCGGCGCGCTCAAGAAAAAGGCCAAGGAAAACCCCAAGAGCTGCTATGTCCTCGACCGACGAGAGGGTTCGCCCGACATCAATGGATGCTCCGGAACCGATGGAAAGTGACCGGCGCGGGGCAGGGCTGCTTGCGCGCTACCTTGACCATTTGGCGGTGGAAAAGGGCTATGCCGAGGCCACCTGCAGGGCCTATGGCAAGGACGTGGAGCAGTTCGCGGAGCATCTGGAGAGGCTTGGAGTCGACCTCGACGTCCCCGAGTCGGTGGGCAAGGACCACGTGCGGGGTTTTCTGGCCGGGCTTCACCGCGCGGGCGTCAAGAAAAGCTCCGTGGCCCGCAAGCTTTCGAGCCTGCGCGGCTTCTTCGACTTCCTCGTGCGGCAGGACACGCTCGCCGCAAGCCCCATGGCGGGCTTGCGCAACCCCAAGCAGGACAAGCGGCACCCCAAGGCCCTGAACGTGGATCAGGCCCTGGCCCTTCTGGAGGCGAAGCTCTCGCCCGATCCGGAAGGACTCCGCGATCTTGCCTTGGCCGAGATGCTTTACGGCGCGGGCCTTCGCGTGAGCGAGGCGCTTTCGTTGGACATCGACGATTTCGATCCAGCGTCGGGTTTCGTGCGCGTCATGGGCAAGGGCGGCAAGGAACGGCTTGCGCCGCTCGGCCGGACTGCACTGTCGCGGCTTGCGCGGTATGTGGGACAGCGCGGCGCGTTGCTTGGCGATGCGAAGGAACGGGCGCTGTTTCTCGGGCTTCGCGGAGGCAGGCTGGATCGGCGTCAGGCGGCGCGCATCGTCCAGAATCTGGCCGGGCTGGCCGGGCTGCCGCAGCGCATAAGCCCGCACACTCTGCGCCACAGCTTCGCCACGCACATGCTCGAAGCAGGGGCCGATCTACGTAGCGTGCAGGAACTGCTCGGCCACGAGCGGTTGAGCACCACCCAGCGTTACACGCACCTCAATCTGCAGCATCTGATGCAGACTTACGATAAGGCGCATCCCAAGGCGCGCGACAAGCGCGACCCCAGCACGGCCGGACACTCCTCCCCGGATGAGGGAGCGGTCGCAAACAAGAAAAAGTAGGCCGACAGGTGGCTTATATGCCGGGGCAAAGCGGCAGAAGCTGCGAGACCATGAGATCCTGCATCGGCAGGAACGCGTCCGGCAGTTCCTCGTCGAAAGCCAGCCAGACCAGATCGTCCGCGCAGCGCACGACCTCGGCCCGTACGGCGTTTTCTTCGCCCGTGGATTGATTTCTGAATCCGTGCAGCAGGAGCCTGTCGCCGGGCCTGAAGGCGTTGCCC from Alkalidesulfovibrio alkalitolerans DSM 16529 includes these protein-coding regions:
- a CDS encoding tyrosine recombinase XerC, coding for MESDRRGAGLLARYLDHLAVEKGYAEATCRAYGKDVEQFAEHLERLGVDLDVPESVGKDHVRGFLAGLHRAGVKKSSVARKLSSLRGFFDFLVRQDTLAASPMAGLRNPKQDKRHPKALNVDQALALLEAKLSPDPEGLRDLALAEMLYGAGLRVSEALSLDIDDFDPASGFVRVMGKGGKERLAPLGRTALSRLARYVGQRGALLGDAKERALFLGLRGGRLDRRQAARIVQNLAGLAGLPQRISPHTLRHSFATHMLEAGADLRSVQELLGHERLSTTQRYTHLNLQHLMQTYDKAHPKARDKRDPSTAGHSSPDEGAVANKKK
- a CDS encoding PilZ domain-containing protein; translated protein: MRMQTSLGRTVLPLLGGPFMDAGEARSIRPCPACAVDAVDGLGCYGARIRMTGNAFRPGDRLLLHGFRNQSTGEENAVRAEVVRCADDLVWLAFDEELPDAFLPMQDLMVSQLLPLCPGI